In Nicotiana tabacum cultivar K326 chromosome 17, ASM71507v2, whole genome shotgun sequence, one DNA window encodes the following:
- the LOC107784660 gene encoding negative regulator of systemic acquired resistance SNI1 — MEKRKSGGGGGRNNGGIEENTMAILDTSGFNRHSHHRLDDRLAFLEAVRSASLLPDNGTPPTSTMWQAIFQILKEETSLELIMGSYQLLNELDKRFPRLCLPKMEKTESCLPPTISNEPVVVEEAWCPFTLGLDKDDEINKGSSGSIDSLGFHSLIQELGKMVNQKSKALETEILRKMLLLHYLVSVLEADFVPCNYAFKEKMRWTLLRDSLLNVLLGSRKIIYKGLVKDCLSVICDVFSDLSDQSESTSDLDSVAPPSKEISYINTSAFALALPELKRSTCFYLKKLLIMMMELDTSRDVADVQGLTTRADGVRTPAAEIILDELAYNSDMLSPFFQVFDDPRWKLKMIMPYFQKYIPKSSVRTRRSNSPGNDSTFEGVLKCFSNSSSTKNIIKKIGADVAQLLLGHAFLAYLSVSVESSAEYVDDSEEIMKGSSLPEICKHIIAAFTSIRKEDKNTEILSFGKEAVFTAATILSTKS, encoded by the exons ATGGAAAAGCGAAAGAGCGGAGGAGGTGGAGGAAGGAATAATGGAGGAATTGAGGAGAACACAATGGCAATTCTCGATACTTCTGGTTTCAATCGACACTCTCACCACCGCCTTGACGACA GGCTTGCTTTTCTGGAAGCTGTTCGCTCTGCTTCGTTACTTCCTGATAATGGAACTCCGCCTACTAG CACGATGTGGCAGGCAATTTTCCAAATTTTGAAGGAAGAGACTTCCCTTGAACTAATAATGGGAAGTTATCAACTTTTAAATGAGCTGGATAAG CGCTTTCCTAGGTTGTGCTTGCCCAAAATGGAGAAGACAGAATCATGTCTGCCACCAACCATTTCGAATGAACCTGTTGTGGTTGAAGAG GCCTGGTGTCCATTTACTCTTGGGTTGGATAAGGATGATGAAATAAATAAAGGTTCGAGTGGATCAATTGACTCCTTG GGCTTTCATTCACTAATACAAGAGCTTGGGAAAATGGTCAACCAGAAATCAAAAGCATTAGAAACAGAG ATTTTAAGGAAGATGTTACTACTTCACTATCTTGTCAGCGTGCTTGAAGCAGACTTTGTGCCTTGTAATTATGCATTTAAAG AGAAGATGAGATGGACCCTTTTGCGAGATTCATTGCTCAACGTGCTTCTG GGGTCAAGAAAAATAATCTACAAAGGCTTAGTCAAGGACTGCCTGTCGGTTATATGTGATGTGTTCTCTGATTTATCTGACCAATCTGAGTCCACCTCTGATCTGGATTCAGTGGCACCTCCCTCAAAGGAGATATCATATATTAACACTTCTGCTTTTGCACTAGCTTTACCTGAACTCAAACGATCTACTTGCTTCTATTTGAAGAAGCTCCTCATAATG ATGATGGAGCTGGATACATCACGGGATGTGGCAGATGTTCAAGGCCTTACCACCAGAGCTGATGGtgtgag aacacctgctgcagagATCATTTTGGATGAACTTGCTTACAATTCTGACATGCTCTCCCCCTTTTTTCAG GTCTTTGATGACCCCAGGTGGAAGCTAAAAATGATCATGCCGTATTTTCAGAAGTACATTCCTAAG TCTTCTGTTCGTACTAGGAGATCAAATAGTCCAGGGAATGATTCCACATTTGAAGGTGTTCTGAAGTGCTTCTCAAACAGCAGCAGCACAAAGAATATCATCAAAAAAATTGGAGCTGATGTTGCTCAGCTTCTTCTAGGACATGCCTTTTTG GCTTACTTGTCAGTATCAGTGGAATCTTCTGCTGAATATGTTGATGATTCCGAAGAGATAATGAAAGGAAGCTCTCTCCCTGAAATCTGCAAGCACATAATAGCCGCTTTTACTTCTATCAGAAAAGAAGACAA GAACACAGAAATTCTATCTTTTGGTAAAGAAGCGGTGTTTACAGCAGCAACCATTCTCTCAACTAAGTCATAG
- the LOC107784668 gene encoding uncharacterized protein LOC107784668, giving the protein MRAVVQRVVSASVEVEGRIVSAIGPGLLVLVGLHESDVDSDADYICRKVLNMRLFPNEETGKTWDHSVVQKSYEILLVSQFTLYGILKGNKPDFHVAMPPEKAKPFYASLVEKFQKAYKQDAVKDGIFGAMMKVNLVNDGPVTMHLDSAQPSK; this is encoded by the exons ATGAGGGCTGTAGTTCAGCGTGTTGTTTCAGCTAGTGTAGAG GTAGAAGGGCGTATAGTATCAGCAATCGGGCCGGGCTTGCTGGTTCTGGTCGGGCTTCATGAATCTGACGTTGACTCTGATGCTGACTACAT ATGTCGCAAAGTGTTGAATATGAGACTGTTCCCAAATGAGGAAACTGGAAAGACATGGGATCACAGT GTAGTTCAGAAGAGTTATGAAATTCTGTTAG TGAGTCAGTTTACACTGTACGGGATTTTGAAGGGAAACAAGCCGGATTTTCACGTTGCAATGCCTCCTGAGAAAGCAAAACCCTTCTATGCCTCTTTGGTTGAGAAATTTCAGAAAGCTTACAAACAGGATGCAGTCAAAG ATGGTATCTTTGGAGCAATGATGAAG GTCAACTTGGTTAATGATGGTCCTGTCACGATGCATCTTGATTCAGCACAACCGTCAAAATGA